The genomic DNA CAGGATTTCCTTGAACTGTTCGGCATTCTCAAAAGACGGGATAAACATTTTTTCGATTTTCGTCGGATCAACGGGATCCTTCTTTTTCTTACCAAAAGCAATGCCCGGTCCCATAATGATCCGTTCCTGACCTTGTTCTTTTGTGACGATGGCGTTGTTGTTGAGTACTTTATGAATAATCAGTCTGACTACCTCCTTTCTACTTACATTATACGGGTTATCGTCGATCTAGGAAAACTGACAAATGCGACCCGAAGAGGATTCTCAAGGGGTCGCATCTTTTAATTAAGCAGCCAAGTCCGTCTGCTTTTGTTTTCGTGCATCGAGACGCATCAAGACGACCGTTGCGACAAAAGCCGTTGCGACAGCAATCGCAAAACCAACAAGATAGTTGATCAAGTTGGAAGCACCGAGCGGCGCAACGATGGCAATCATCGGAATTCCCGTCAATCCGTAAGCGTTCGCTGCGACTTGTGTCAAGACGACGTATCCGCCGCCGATCGCGCCGCCAATCGCTCCTCCGATAAATGGTTTACCGAGTCGAAGATTCACCCCGTAGATGACCGGTTCCGTAATTCCGAGGAAAGCAGAGAAGGCAGATGGGAGAGCGAGTGCTTTGAGTTTAACGTTTTTCGTCATGAAGTAAACGGCAAGACCTGCTCCGCCCTGGGCGACGTTCGCCATCGACCAGATCGGGAGTAAGAAGTTTTTACCGATACTCTTATCGGCAAGGAGTCCTGCTTCGATTGCATGGAAACTGTGGTGCATCCCCGTAATGACGATTGTCGAGTACAGACCGCCGAACAGGAGACCGGCGACGACCGAGAATTGCTCATAGAAGAAGACGAGGACAAATGAGATTCCTTTACCGAGCAACGTTCCGATCGGACCGATGACGATCAGCGCGAGGAATCCAGTCACGAGAATCGTCACGAACGGTGTGACGAGGAGATCCAGTGTTTCCGGTGTCCGTTTGCGGACTTGTTGTTCGATTTTAGCCATGACCCAAACCGTCAGGAGGACCGGGAAGACCGTTCCTTGATAGCCGATCAATTCAATGTTCATCCCAAGGAAATGCATCACTTCCGGTTCACTGTTTCCGAGTGTCCACGGATTTAACAATGACGGATGGGTCATGATTCCACCGATGACGGCACCGAGGTACGGATTGGCGCCGAACTCGCGTGCTGCTGAGAAACCGATCAAGATCGGTAAGATGATGAAGGCAGAGGACGAGAACATATCGAGCAACTGGACGATGGGTGAATCGCCGCTGACCCAGCCGAATGCCTTGATCATTCCGAGCAGTCCCATTAACAGACCGGCAGCAACGATGGCCGGAATCAGTGGTACGAACACGTTGGACAGGGAACGTGCGAGACGGGCAAAGGGATTCAGTTTTTGAGAAGCTGCTTTTTTGACATCGAGCGGTTCTTCTCCGTCGAGCTTCACACCAGCGAGTGGTGCGAATTCAGCAAAAACTTTATTAACCGTTCCCGTTCCGAAGATAATTTGGTACTGACCAGAACTTGAGAAGGCACCGCTGACACCATCCAAATCTTCGAGTGCCGCTTGATCGACTTTGGATTCATCGTGTAAAACGAGACGCAGGCGCGTCGCACAATGGGCGGCTGTGATGATGTTTTCTCGACCACCAACCAGTTCAAGGACACGTGCTGCAGTTTGCTTGTAATCCATGTTGATTTCCTCCTTTTAGGAAAGGCGTGCGATGGCAACAGGCCACAAAAAAAGGCAAGACCGAACAACACCTTCACGAACGAGGTGTTGAATCGGTCTTGCCAGCCGTACTGTCACAATCCGCACTATTTACTTGTTGCCCTCATCATAATGAGAAAAGAAAGCGTTGTCAACAGTTAAATCGGTTCTTTTTGAATGGAAATATCAACCTCGACGCCAAAGTGATCGGAGACGACCGGTGCCAAGACACCGTCAAACACGACACCAACACGATCGACATCAATTTTTCGGTTCGATAAGACAAGGTCGAGACGCAAGCCGTGTTGATTTTCTTCCCAACCATCAATTTTTCCTTCGACCGTCTCGACACCGACGGTTTCCTGTGCCAACAAAAAGACGTCGTGAAGTCCGCGTTGCACCATGTAGTCATAACCCGTTCCGCGTTCTAAAGCATCATTGTTGAAGTCGCCGAGGAACAGTGTCCATTCGAGTGGATCCATCCGTGCAATCAAGTGATTAAATTGTTCACTGAACGGTTCCTCCGCATCTTCCCACCATCCGAGATGACAGGAGTTGAACGTGATGTGTGTTCCATTGACATCAATCGTCGCCCGGACGATTTTCCGGGATTTCCAGTCCATCGTATCCTGACTCCGGCTGATGTAATAGGAATCAGATTTGATGATCGGATGTTTGGTCAAGAGAGCAAGACCTTCTTCGTAGGCATCATACCCGATATGCGAAAAATCCCAGACGAACGAATAGTCGAGACCTTGTTTACGCAATGCTTGTTGAATCAAGTAGACAAAATTATCTTCACGGATATTGTCATAGAGGATTGGTGTATCCATCAGCTGACTCACTTCCTGTAAAGCGATCACATCATAATCCTGCTGGATGATGTGCGTGACGATTTGATTTAATTTATCAAGTTGTTGTTCTTCCTGCCATGAGTGGCAATTTAACGTAAGTAGTCGCATCTGCTGTTCCTCCTGATTTTCAATAAAGAAAGGTGAAACTCATGATGAGCTTCACCTTTTCTTATTTACCCTAATCCACTTGGTTTATGCGCCGATTCGATCCTGGATATCCGATTTCAGAACATCCGCTTTAGGACCGTAAATGGCTTGCACGCCATTATTTTTTAGGATTAATCCAAGTGCACCATTGGATTTCCAATCAGATTCCGGTGCGACAAGACTTGGATCTTTAACCGTGACGCGTAAACGCGTCATGCAGGCATCGACTTCTTCGATGTTCGCTTGACCACCAAGTAACCCGATGATTTTTGATGCTTGTGATTGATCGGTTGTTGCAGCCGCTTCGTTCGTAGCTTGAGCATTGTCTGAAACGACGACATCATCCAAGTAGTTTCCGTTACGGCCCGGTGTGGCATAATTGAACTTTTTAATAACAAAACGGAATGTAAAGAAGTTCAAGAAGAAGAAGAAGACACATACACCGATGAAGCGGATTAAGTCACCGATCAGTCCCGCTTTTGCAATCAGCGGAATCCGTGTCAGCAATTCAATGGCTCCGAACGCATGGATCCGGAGATGCATGATGTCAGCTAGCGCAAAGGCAACACCTGTTAAGACAGCGTAGACGACGTAAAGGACAGGCGCGATGAACATGAACATGAATTCGATCGGCTCTGTAACACCCGTTAAGAAAACAGCGAGACCAGCAGATAAGAAGACCGGTTTATACGCTTTCTTTTTGTCTTCATCAACCGACATGTACATGGCAACAGCGACACCGATTAAAGAAGCCAGGGAAGTGACGACTTGTCCTTCTTTGAAACGTGCCGGGACGACGCTGTTGATTAAATCGTTGTACCCTTGTGTGTTACCTGCTTGTTTTAAGTTGACGAGATCGGTAATCCAAGCGAGCCATAATGGATCTTGACCTGCGACAGTTGAACCTTGCGCCGCACCCGTTAAGATTTTATACGTTCCACCGAGTTCCGTATAGTTCATCGGAACAGTCAACATGTGGTGAAGACCAAACGGTAAGAGCAGACGTTCCAGTGTTCCGTAAACAAATGGAGCAAGGATTGGTGCCGTATCGCGTGACGTCGCGATCCAGCGTCCGAAGTCATTCAGCAATCCTTGAACGAACGGCCAAACGAGTGATAAAACGAACGCGGCAACAACGGATCCACCGATGACGACGAATGGTACAAACCGTTTACCGTTAAAGAACGCAAGTGCATCAGGCAACTTGCTGAAGTTATAAAATTTGTTGAAGAGTACGGCTCCAAGGAAACCGGAAATGATTCCGACGAATACGCCCATGTTGAGCGCCGGAGCACCAAGGACAGAAGTGAAATAATCTTTCACGATTAAATCAGAACCAAGTAAAGATGTGACGGTTGCTTTTGGATCAGCAAGCATCGTCGAATTGACACCAAAGATGGCACCGGTAACACGGTTGACTAAAATAAATGCAAGTAAGGCTGCAAATGCTCCGCCGGCCCGTTCTTTTGCCCACGATCCACCGATCGCAACAGCGAACAAGACATGGAGGTTAGTAATAATGGCCCAACCTAAATCTTCAACGATTCTTGCAACCGTTTGCATAAACACGATGTCGCCGCCGTACATTCCGATCAACTTCCCGATCGAGATCATGATTCCGGCAGCTGGCATGACTGCGATGACTACCATTAACGCTTTTCCTAGCTTTTGCCAGAAATCAAATGAAATTTTGTTTTTCATGTGGTCTCACTCCTCTATGTATCTGTTATCTGTGTAATTAGTGCAAAAAATGTAAGCGATTAATGCAACCGCTTGCACTTAAAATTGTAAGCGATAACTTTTTAAAAAGCTAGTTCTTTTTTATGATTTTTTTGAAATTATATTTTAGTTAGTAAATAGTATGAAGAGAAGAAGTGTTGAAAAGTGAAATTCGGGAATAAATTAACAGGATTAAAGGTAGAAAGTCATGTGCTTAGAAAAGGAGATTACATCATGAGTGAAACGATAAGTCCTCTCGA from Exiguobacterium sibiricum 7-3 includes the following:
- a CDS encoding sucrose-specific PTS transporter subunit IIBC; the protein is MDYKQTAARVLELVGGRENIITAAHCATRLRLVLHDESKVDQAALEDLDGVSGAFSSSGQYQIIFGTGTVNKVFAEFAPLAGVKLDGEEPLDVKKAASQKLNPFARLARSLSNVFVPLIPAIVAAGLLMGLLGMIKAFGWVSGDSPIVQLLDMFSSSAFIILPILIGFSAAREFGANPYLGAVIGGIMTHPSLLNPWTLGNSEPEVMHFLGMNIELIGYQGTVFPVLLTVWVMAKIEQQVRKRTPETLDLLVTPFVTILVTGFLALIVIGPIGTLLGKGISFVLVFFYEQFSVVAGLLFGGLYSTIVITGMHHSFHAIEAGLLADKSIGKNFLLPIWSMANVAQGGAGLAVYFMTKNVKLKALALPSAFSAFLGITEPVIYGVNLRLGKPFIGGAIGGAIGGGYVVLTQVAANAYGLTGIPMIAIVAPLGASNLINYLVGFAIAVATAFVATVVLMRLDARKQKQTDLAA
- a CDS encoding endonuclease/exonuclease/phosphatase family protein; translated protein: MRLLTLNCHSWQEEQQLDKLNQIVTHIIQQDYDVIALQEVSQLMDTPILYDNIREDNFVYLIQQALRKQGLDYSFVWDFSHIGYDAYEEGLALLTKHPIIKSDSYYISRSQDTMDWKSRKIVRATIDVNGTHITFNSCHLGWWEDAEEPFSEQFNHLIARMDPLEWTLFLGDFNNDALERGTGYDYMVQRGLHDVFLLAQETVGVETVEGKIDGWEENQHGLRLDLVLSNRKIDVDRVGVVFDGVLAPVVSDHFGVEVDISIQKEPI
- a CDS encoding PTS transporter subunit IIBC gives rise to the protein MKNKISFDFWQKLGKALMVVIAVMPAAGIMISIGKLIGMYGGDIVFMQTVARIVEDLGWAIITNLHVLFAVAIGGSWAKERAGGAFAALLAFILVNRVTGAIFGVNSTMLADPKATVTSLLGSDLIVKDYFTSVLGAPALNMGVFVGIISGFLGAVLFNKFYNFSKLPDALAFFNGKRFVPFVVIGGSVVAAFVLSLVWPFVQGLLNDFGRWIATSRDTAPILAPFVYGTLERLLLPFGLHHMLTVPMNYTELGGTYKILTGAAQGSTVAGQDPLWLAWITDLVNLKQAGNTQGYNDLINSVVPARFKEGQVVTSLASLIGVAVAMYMSVDEDKKKAYKPVFLSAGLAVFLTGVTEPIEFMFMFIAPVLYVVYAVLTGVAFALADIMHLRIHAFGAIELLTRIPLIAKAGLIGDLIRFIGVCVFFFFLNFFTFRFVIKKFNYATPGRNGNYLDDVVVSDNAQATNEAAATTDQSQASKIIGLLGGQANIEEVDACMTRLRVTVKDPSLVAPESDWKSNGALGLILKNNGVQAIYGPKADVLKSDIQDRIGA